Part of the Chrysiogenes arsenatis DSM 11915 genome, CCATTACCACTTACTTTTCGCGACATTTATGAGCGCTTTCAATCTGAACTCGCCTTGAGTATCCTTGCCGGCTCTGGCATGAAAAACCCAGTAACCAATGGCAGAATCCAAAAAAGTGGACTAGCGCTCGCTGGGTTTATGGAATTTATTCACACCGATAGAGTGCAAATTTGGGGGCAAACCGAAGTTGGCTACCTTCACTCCCTGCCTATAGACCGCGCTGAAGCCCAAGTAGAAAATTTCCTTACCCATCCCTTTCCTGGCATTATCCTTTGCCATGCGCAGGAAATACCCACTTTTTTAGCGGAACTTTGCCAAAAACATACCGTACCGCTCTTGTATTCAGCGCAACCTTCTGGGCATATCATCACCACCGTTTCGCGCTATTTAGAGTATGAACTGGCTCCCGAAACCATCGTTCATGGTGGCATGATGGATGTTCACGGCATCGGGATTTTGATAACCGGTGAAAGTGGCATCGGGAAAAGTGAGTGTTGCCTTGATCTGGTTTCCCATGGACACCGGTTAGTGGCCGACGACGTGGTGTCAGTACGCAACATTTCTGACGAGCTCGTGGCTTTTTCAACACCTGAGCTGGAACACCATATGGAAGTGCGCGGGATGGGGATTATTGATATCCGCGATCTGTTTGGCGCAGCCAGTGTGCGGCGCAAAAAGCGCGTGGAAGTGATTATTCAGCTCGATAGTTGGACCAAAGAAAAAAGTGTCGGATACGAACGGGTCGACTTCCAAGATCGCACTATTGACATCCTTGGTGTCACACTGCCATTTGTGACGTTTCCGATGCGTCCTGGACGAAATATCGCGAAAATTATTGAAGTGCTGGCGCGCAATACTATCCTCAGAAACATGGGTCAACGGACACATGAGCGGTTGATGGGAACATTGCAGCACACCATGGAAAGACATGCCCGTAACCTTTCCCTGAAGCACGAGGAGTAATATATGGAAACCGTTTTTATTGCAGGTCTCGCCGGAGCTGGTAAAACCACTGCCGCCGCTGTGTTGGAAGATATCGGGTATTATCGGGTGGATAACATCCCGTTACCGCTGGTAGAAACGGTTATTGAAGAACTTGGTCGGCTAGAGTACGAACGGGTATGTATTGTTATTGGCACCTTGTACGCGGCACAAACGGACACGCTGCAGCAGATTATCGACCATCTTTCCACAAAAGGGATTAGCGTCCGAACCTTGTTGTTAATCGCCGACGAAGATGAAATACTCCGCCGCTACTCCATTACGCGGCGTACTCACCCTTTCCAGGGGGAACTTCACGACGCATTGGCGCGCGAACGGAACTATATTGGTGGCTGGCTGAATGTTTTTGACACCACGCTCGATACGACCGATATGACAATTCATCAACTGAAAGGGCAACTGATAGATCTTTTTGATCCCGAAGGTCAACAGAAGGTGTTGAACATCACCTTTGTGTCGTTCGGTTTTAAGTACGGTATCTACCGCAGCGCTGACAACGTGATTGATGTCCGTTTCCTGCCCAACCCCTATTTTGTCCCTGAATTACGGCAAAAAACGGGATTAGAAAATGAAATTTACCGTTTTGTGATTCTGGATCCGCAAACGCAGGACTTTATCGCCCGCTGGCGCGAGATGTTTGATGCCATGTTTGCTTGGTACGTGCAGGAAGGAAAGGCGTACGCTACGATTGCCTTTGGGTGTACCGGTGGCCGCCATCGCAGCGTTTCGCTTGCTCGCTACTTCAGCCATCACTATTCAGGGATGGAAAAGTACCGTGTTTCTGTCTATCATAGAGATCACCAAAAAGAAAATTCCGTTTAACCGCTGGTCGCGATTGAGTATAAAGGAGAACCACATGATTGGAATTATCATTGCTACCCACGGAAACCTCGCCCGTGAATTACTACAAACCGCTGAATCGATCGTTGGGCCTCAGGAAGGGATTGACTTGCTGAGTATCGACTTTCAGGATGACGTTGACGCTATTTTTAGTAAATACGAAAAAGCGCTCGGTGATATCGATACTGGCAACGGTGTGTTGATATTGACCGATATGTTTGGGGGAACTCCATCGAACATATCACTTTCCTACCTGAACAATCAAAATGTCGAAGTGTTGACGGGTGTCAATCTTCCAATGGTCATTCGTGTTCTGGTGGAACGCTCCGAAGCCACCTCTTCGCATGAACTCGCATCCAAAGCTCGCGAAGAGGGAATTAGTGGAATAGTTCTTGCGTCTGAAATAATGAGGCAGAAAATTGAAGAAATCTAGTTTCATTCGGGTTGATGAGCGGCTCATTCACGGGCAGGTGGTTCACGGCTGGCTCCGTTACCTGAAAGTGAAAGCTATTGTGGTGGTCGATCGCGAGGTGGCACTCGATAAA contains:
- a CDS encoding PTS sugar transporter subunit IIA, which encodes MIGIIIATHGNLARELLQTAESIVGPQEGIDLLSIDFQDDVDAIFSKYEKALGDIDTGNGVLILTDMFGGTPSNISLSYLNNQNVEVLTGVNLPMVIRVLVERSEATSSHELASKAREEGISGIVLASEIMRQKIEEI
- the hprK gene encoding HPr(Ser) kinase/phosphatase, which encodes MIEQPLPLTFRDIYERFQSELALSILAGSGMKNPVTNGRIQKSGLALAGFMEFIHTDRVQIWGQTEVGYLHSLPIDRAEAQVENFLTHPFPGIILCHAQEIPTFLAELCQKHTVPLLYSAQPSGHIITTVSRYLEYELAPETIVHGGMMDVHGIGILITGESGIGKSECCLDLVSHGHRLVADDVVSVRNISDELVAFSTPELEHHMEVRGMGIIDIRDLFGAASVRRKKRVEVIIQLDSWTKEKSVGYERVDFQDRTIDILGVTLPFVTFPMRPGRNIAKIIEVLARNTILRNMGQRTHERLMGTLQHTMERHARNLSLKHEE
- the rapZ gene encoding RNase adapter RapZ, with the translated sequence METVFIAGLAGAGKTTAAAVLEDIGYYRVDNIPLPLVETVIEELGRLEYERVCIVIGTLYAAQTDTLQQIIDHLSTKGISVRTLLLIADEDEILRRYSITRRTHPFQGELHDALARERNYIGGWLNVFDTTLDTTDMTIHQLKGQLIDLFDPEGQQKVLNITFVSFGFKYGIYRSADNVIDVRFLPNPYFVPELRQKTGLENEIYRFVILDPQTQDFIARWREMFDAMFAWYVQEGKAYATIAFGCTGGRHRSVSLARYFSHHYSGMEKYRVSVYHRDHQKENSV